Within Psychrobacter sp. AH5, the genomic segment CAGGTATCCTCAATAGTTGAGCGATTAAAGCGACTATTATAGCTAATGGCAGAAGTCTTTTTTGAATAAAGCTATAAATCGGTACTATTTTGTAGCATTTTTTAATCCTTCTCTGCTATAGCAACGACAATACTGGTAAAGTAAGAAAACTAGCGACTTTTACTGGCCGATATTGCATCCGCTAATCATGGCATAAGTAAGTTAGTGAAAGTTTGCATTATCCTTTAGGGACGCTCCTACTCATTATTCATTGCTCGTTCCTAGGGCGTGTATTCAATTGGATAAGCCCTAAATAATAGTTACAATACCGCATCTATTGAGACGATGCGAGAAATACAAGTTATGGCAAGAAAAGCATTAACAGATACGCTTTGGGATCAATTGCAATCGACGATGATAAAGTACGGCTGCTATCAAACTCAAAACAGCCGAGAGATCATGGAAGCCATACTGTGGAAACTACGCCTTGGCGTGACATACCTGAAGAATTATGTTCGTGGAAAACAGCCTATAGTCGTTTCAACCGCTGGTCGAAAACTGGCTTATGGGCGGATTTTTTTTTGGCTTTGAGCAGAAGTTGATACGGAATGGGTATTCACAGACGGAAGCTATGTTCGCTGTCATCAGCATGCAAGTGGAGCTCGGCGTGGTGAAGAGCGAGCAATTGGACGAAGCCGTGGCGGCGCAACTACAAAGATACACCTATCCTGTGATGCCGATGGATATCCGCTCCATTTTAAAATCACTGGGGGTGACGTCCACGACAGTCAAATTGCAGGTGAATTGATTGAGATGATTGGGCAAGCTGATTACTTTATCGCTGATAAAGGCTATGACTCAGAGTCTATCAGAGACAAAGCTCGAAGCCATAATATGATACCTGTCGTTCCTAAAAGGAAAAATGCCAAACAGCCTAATCCAGAGTTTGATAGCTATTTGTACAAACTGCGTCATCTTGTTGAAAATATGTTTGCAAGGCTTAAGCATTTTCGTAGTATCGCTACTCGCTATGAGAAGTTAGCGCGTAATTTTAAGTCAATGCTTTATCTGGCGTGTACTATCGTTCATTGTAAGATGAATTGAAGACACGCCCTAATACTCCTTATCAGCGTTATTTATTAGTGAGATGTGAGGTCTGTTATGCGCAAGATTCCGATTTATAAACACCCTGCTGCTGGTTGGCCAGCCTTGATTGCCTCCACTCGTAAACTGATGGATTATAAGTCTTTTTTGCGAGGTAGTTTAAGTGTGCTGCAAAGCAATCAGCCTAATGGCGGCTTTGATTGTCCAGGTTGTGCATGGCCGGATCATAAGTCGCACAAGACCTTTGATGTCTGCGAGACGGGTATCAAAGTACTAGCTAGCGAGACTATGTCAGTTAAGGCTGATGCCAAGTTTTTTGCTCGTCATAGCGTTACAGAGCTGCAAGGGTGGAGCGGCTACGAGCTTGAACACAGTGGGCGCTTATCTGAGCCGCTGCGCTATGATGCCAAGCAAGATAAATACTTGCCGATTGCTTGGACACAGGCCTACAAGATTATCGCTGAACAATTAAACCAGCTTGATACCCCTGATGAGGCGCTGTTTTATACCTCAGGGCGCGTGACCAATGAGCCGGCATTTTTATATCAATTGTTTGTGCGCTGCTTTGGTACCAATAATTTGCCAGATTGCTCCAATATGTGTCATGAGCCCACCTCAGTGATGCTAGGGCGGCAGTTAGGCGTGGGTAAAGCAACAGTGATGCTTGAGGATTTTGAGCAAGCTAAATTAATCCTGATGTTTGGACAAAATCCGGCGACCAACCATCCGCGTATGCTTGAGATGCTGGCTCATTCGCATAAAAAGGGCTGCAAGATTATCTCCATTAATCCCATGCGTGAGCAAGGCTTAACGGCCTTTAGAAATCCGCAAAAACCTGCGCATATGGCCGCCGGACAAAGCGATGATATGGTTGATAGTGTAGTACAAATCCAAATCGGCGGCGATACAGCCTTATTGACAGGTATGGCGAAGTGGCTGACCAAAAACAATAAGATAGATACCGATTTTATTGAGCAGCATACCTCAGGATATGATGAGCTGGATCAATGGCTGCGTCAACAATCTTGGCAGGACGTTGAGCGCGGCTCTGGTATTAGTAAACCAGAGATTATCGAGCTTGCAAAGCTCGTTGCACAGAGTCCAAAGACGATTTGTACCTGGGGTATGGGTATCACTCAGCACGTGCAAGGCGATGATAATGTAGCGATGATTACCAATTTGCTTTTGATGATGGGGATGATAGGTATCGATGGGGCAGGCGCCTCCCCAGTACGTGGTCACTCCAATGTGCAAGGCGATCGGACGATGGGCGTGCATGAGCGTCCTGATAAAAAGCTGCTCGATAGCTTGGAGCGGGTATTTGCGCGTCCTATGCCGCGTGAGGATGGATTTGATGTGGTCGCTGGTGCAAAAGCGATGATCAAGGGGCAGATAAAAACCTTTATGAGTATGGGCGGTAATTATGCCGCCGCCGCTCCTGATCCTAGCGCGATACAGCAAGCACTGACAAACAATCAGCTCAATGTCTTTGTGGGTACCAAGCTCAATGAGACTATGCTATACCCCGGCGCTAATAATATAATTTTGCCTTGTATTAGCCGTACGGAGAAGATAATAACCGCTAAGGGCGAGCAGTTTGCCACTACTGAGGACTCGATGTGTCAGATATCACGTACGCAAGGTAATCTCAAACCGATTAGCGATGAGATAAAATCGGAGGTACAAATCATCGCCGATTTAGCCACGCAGGTATTGGAGGATACGAATATTCCTTGGCAAGCGATGAGTCAAGACTTCGATATTATTAGAGATTATGTCGCGCAAACCATCGAGGGCTTTGAGAATTTTAATGAGCGGATTCGCGCAGCCGATCGTGGTTTTCATTTGTATCATCCGGCTCGTCACCGCATTTGGAAAACTAAAAGCGGTAAGGCGCAGTTTGAGGTGCCTCAGTATCCAATCAATTATGTCGCTATGCAGATGATGGAGACGACAGAGTCGCAACAGTCAGCAGACAATAGCGCAGCTGGTAGTAGCTCTAGTCATAAGCCCAGCGAGCAAAGCATTTGGCAATTGACCAGTGTGCGCAGTCACGATCAGTTTAATACTATGATCTTTGGCTATCAAGATCGCTATCGCCAGACCGAACGCCGTGATGTATTGTTTATGCATCCAGATGAGATGAGCCGCTTGGGGTGGCAAAAAGGCGATCAAGTGATGGTCACGCGTCATGAGAGTAGTGATAAGCCGCGTAGCTTAGGACCACTGGTTTTAACCGAGATGGATATTGCTGCCAACGCGGTAGCAACTTATTATCCTGAATGTAATGACTTATTTGATCTACATACGCATGCGCCGGATTCTAATATACCCGCTTATAAGTCATTGACGGTGATTTTGCAACGTGTTGCTGCCCAAAGTCATGAGCGTACGCCTGCTAAGGCAGAGAGTATTACCAGTGCTGATAAGCTTGTAGCGTCTACTTAAGAAGGATTTGATGAATAAAGATAGCGCTCAAATAGCAGCGTCTGAAACCATAGCAATGACAGCATCTTGCGCTACACCGCTGGCTCGCGAGCATCTAGCACAAAAGCATTATTATGCTAACTTTACAGAAGCTAAGCTGATTGATATCTATAATCAAGCGGCAAGCTTAGCGGTGGAGGCGGCTGTTGCTATCGTCATCAATGGTATTCATTATGCGGTACTGATGGCTAGTCCTCATCAGCTAGAGTATTTGGCAATAGGGTTTTTGTATAGCGAAGGCTTGATTGCTCATAGCCACGAGCTACTAGATTGGGAAGTGATTAAACTGACCGATGCACAAAAGCGTCAAGCCTATAATGAAGAGATAATCCGGGAGTCAGCTCAGTCAACTTCAGCCAATCTACATTCGGCTCAGTTAGAGGATAACGCAAGTTTTGAGCATCTACTCGATTATGATACTTATGTGGTGGAGCTGGTATTAAATCAGCGTTGCCATCAGCGCATTCAAGCGCAAAAGCGTCAGCTAGCAGGGCGTACTGGGTGCGGAATGTGCGGCATTACAGGATTGAGTCAAGCGCTACCTGATCTACGTGATTATATGGCCGATTCTATGACTGATGCTGTAGGTAGGCGTGAAACCTGCGTTACCAAACCTAGTCTCGATAGCCTATTGAGCATCCGCGCGCAAGTTAGCGACTTGCAGCACACTCATCAGCTGACAGGAGCGGTCCATGCGGCGGCTACTATGCAGGGTAGTGAGCTTTGTCTGTTTGAGGATGTCGGTCGCCATAATGCTTTGGATAAACTCATTGGTTGGCAATTGCGGCACAAAAAACAAGTGCCCTATGTCGTAATGACGTCAAGGCTATCTATTGAGCTGATACAAAAATCTATTCGCATACGTCTGCCTTGGTTAATAGGAATGTCGGCACCAACTAGTACGGCGGTTCGAGTGGCACAGCGTTACGGTCTGGGACTAGCAGGGTTTTTGCGAGAGGATAGAGTGACTTATTATTCCAAGTTTTAAAATTTAGTTTTAAATCCCAGTTTTAAATCCTAATAGTATTTATTAAAGTCATCCAATAGCGCTATCCTAATAGTAGGAGAGCGCTTTTTTGTAGCGTTTTATAAAAAAGCTGGAAACCTGTTTAAAGCGGCAATATTACTAAAACTCGTGACTAAAAACACAGCGAGCAATGTCAATATAGAATAATCAATGCTAGACTATAGTAGCGCTAAGAATTGAGTCAAAAAAGCTTGAGTTTTAATCAAGAAAGCTTACTGAGCCCCTCTTAGCTTCTGAACATCTCCTAATTACCCTCAACGAAACGGGCTACTGTCAAGGATGACTTAAGTAGGTCAAACAAGGTCAGGTCTATGCTAATCACAGAGTTGGGTTACTTCGCTTTGGTGGTGGCTTTTGTCATCGCTATCTTGCAAGTGGTACTACCGACTGTCGGTATTCTCCATCATAATATCGCTTGGCAACGTCTCGCTCCTAGCTTAGCCGGGGTGCAGTTTTTGGCCATGCTATTGTCCTTTTTGGCATTGATGGCAGGCTTTTATTTCAATGACTTTAGCCTAAAGTATGTCGCTCAGCATTCCAATACTTTATTGCCTTGGTATTACCGTCTCTCAGCCACTTGGGGTGGTCACGAAGGCTCGCTTTTATTATGGATAACTATACTTGCAGCATGGGCAGCACTGGTTGCTTATTTTAGTCGCGGTCTACCGTTATCGATGCGAGCACGGGTATTAGTGATTTTGGCAGGCGTACAGCTAATGATGCTAGCGATGCTGATCTTTACCTCCTCGCCGTTTGAGCGCACTTTACCGCACTTATTAGTCGATGGCGCTGATCTCAATCCTCTATTGCAAGACCCCGGTCTGATTTTTCATCCACCGATGCTGTATATGGGTTATGTCGGTATGGTCGTGCCGTTTGCTTTTTGTATGGCGGCATTGTGGGCAGGCAGGCTAGATGCGGTATGGACACGCTGGTCAAGGCCTTGGACACAAGCGGCTTGGGGATTTTTAACCTTAGGGATCGCCCTTGGTTCTTGGTGGGCATATTATGAGCTGGGCTGGGGCGGTTGGTGGTTTTGGGATCCAGTTGAAAACGCCTCACTGATGCCGTGGCTGGCGGGTACGGCGCTGCTACACTCGCTGGCAGTGACCGAAAAGCGCGGCGTCTTTAAAGCGTGGACTATTATGCTGGCGATTTTCACTTTTGCTTTGAGCTTACTAGGCACGTTTTTAGTGCGCTCGGGGGTGATTACCTCGGTACATTCTTTTGCCTCCGATCCTACTCGCGGTCTTGCCATCTTAGTGATATTGGGGGTGGTCATCGGCGGCGGCCTGTTGATGTTTGCCGTTCGCGGTTGGCGCTTGACGGTGGAGAGTCAGTATCAACTGGTCTCGCGTGAGAGCTTTTTGGTGATCAATAACGTCATCATTCTTGTGGCGACTTTAGTCGTCCTATTAGGCACTCTATATCCTATTATTGCCGATGCTTTTGGTCTAGGGGAGGTCTCTGTTGGCACGCCTTATTTCAATGCGCTGTTTGTACCTTTAACGTGGCTGATTATGCTCGCGATGGGGATGGGCTCAAATATCCGCTGGAAAAAAGACAGCCGACCCTTACTAGGTCCTACGGTTATTATAGCTATCAGCAGTGCGCTGCTTGGCGCTATTATCAGCTATTTTGTCCATCCGGTCGCTATGCTCAACATAGCAGTCACACTGGCTCTTAGTTTTTGGGTATTAGCTTGGATGCTGGTCGATATCAAAGATAAAACCAAAAACGCTAGTAGTCTTTGGTCAGGTGTAAGACGACTAAAGAGCAGCTACTGGGGTATGCAGACCGCGCATTTGGGCGTACTGGTGCTAGCAATGGGTGTGGCGGTCACCAGTAGCATGAGTATTGAGACCGATGTGGCGATGAGAGTGGGCGACAGCGTGCACGTACAGGGCTATGACTTTGAGTTTAGAGAGTTACAAGAGGTCAAAGGCAGCAACTTCGATGCTACTCAAGCCCAGATAGTGGTGACCAAAGAAGGGCAAGCAGTTGCGACTTTATATCCTCAAAAGCGCACTTATATCGTTAGTATGATGCCGATGACCGAGGCGGCTATCGATGATAAATTTAGCCGAGATGTCTATGTGGCCTTAGGCGAGCCTATTACTCAAAGCGGTGAGGAGTGGGCGGTGCGTATTTATGTTAAGCCTTTGATCCGCTGGATTTGGCTTGGCTCTATTATCATGACTTTAGGCGCGCTGTTATCGATGTTTGATCGTCGTTATCGCTTTAAGCCCAGCGCACGGCTAGGCGCTCCAAGTGTCAGCGCAGATAAAGGAGGCGCTTTATGAGTATCTCAACCTTTGCTTTATTTGTGGCGCTAAGCTTAGCTATAGCTATCTTATCAGCAGTGCTCATTATCATGCCATGGCTGCGCCCAAAAAAAGATACTGCCGCTGATAATCAGCTTATAACGCTCAATATCGATGTCTACAAGTCCAGACTCGATGAGCTTGCCGCTGATAAACAAGCAGGAACGATTCACGCTGAGCACTATCAAGCGCAAAAAACAGAGCTTGAGCGTCAATTATTGGACGCTAAGCAGCCTGCCGCTGTCATGCATAAGCCAAGCCTAGCTAGTAAGTTAGCTATCGTTATAGGAGGCCCGATAATAGCTGGCCTTGCTTATACTTTTATCAGTGATCGCAGCAGTGTCTACGAGCTTTGGCAAGCGCAAGATAGTGTCGGGCAAGTGGCGGATGATTTGTTAACCGGTAAGATTAATGAGCCACCAGAGTGGGCGCTTGAGGATATAGCTGGACTATTTTCAGCCATGCAAACCAACGTTCATCATAATGCTCATGATTCAGAGCGCTGGATGCGTTTATCCAATATCTTCTTATCTTTTGAGGCAACTGAGTCCGCGCTTGAGTCGCTAGCCAGAGCTTATCGGCTCTCACCTCATAACGAGGAGATTGCGATGGCTTACGCGCAGATGAATTTCTTTGTGGCAGAGGGGATGTTAGACGATAGCAATCGCCGCGTACTGCTCGATGTGCTAAAAGCCAACCCTCAGCAACTAGAGGCGCAAATGCTCATGGTGATGGGTGAGGCGCGTATGGGCAATTATCAACAGGCTCAACACTGGATTGCCAAAATGCGTGAGGTGATAGCACAAAAACCTGGCGATCAAAGCGCTGAGCTGGCTGATTTGGATAATTTAACGGCTAATCTGCAGCGTCAACAAGCTGAGGCGGTACAAGATGTTGATATTACCGTGACTATTAATCCCAGCCTACTGCCGTTAATACAAGCCGACGATGTGCTATTTGTCGCTATTCGCGCGGCGGTAGGAGGGCCACCTTATGCGGCAAAACGCATTGCCATTAGCGAGCTACAACAAGGCGCTATCTTTGTGACCTTAAGTGATCGTGATGCGATGATGCCAGAACGTACGCTACGCTCTGCGCGCGCCTCAGGTGAGCAGCTGCTTGTTAGCGCTCGGATTAGTCATTCTGGCAATGCCACATCACAATCAGGCGATTTATCTGCCAACCCGGTAGTGCTCACCGACAATCAAATCAATATTCAGATTAATCAACAAGTCCCTTAGTTTTTTAGCCTGCTATCCACCCCAAAACCTATAGTGCTATTTATTTGATAGCGCTATAGGTTTCATTTTTTTAATACTCATATCAACTCTAAGCCTATCATTGAGGTATCACATTTATAAGAGTTAATTATGAAGTATAACTAACTAATAATATATGACTCATAGGTCTAATTATTTTTGTAATAGGTCTTACTTCTCCATTGGGTAAAAATCTGCCTTAACTTACGCTTCCAAATATTAAACATATTTATTATCCCTATAATAAACAAGGGTTTAGCTTAACTTATCGGATTTATAAAGACAGCCTAAAAATAAAACTAGCTTTCAATGGCAGTGCAAATACGCCAAGCTATAAAATCCAGGGCTTTATAGCGCTTTGATACGCTAATGAGATGTTTTAGAAACAAAGCTTTCGTGTTATAATTACCATTAGTAGGGAATTTAGCTATTAACCGCTTATAAATAATCCATTTAGCTACAGCTTTTGCAAAGCTATTAGTAGGATAATAAAGTTTATAATGGCGTTGATAAGCTAATAATAATTATAGCTTAATAATAATCATAAAATAAATACTATCCTACACAAAAAGTAATGACTCTTAAAAGTGAGTTAGAACAGTTTTTATAACTACGATAGCGATATAAAGAGGTGAGCTATGGCACTTGAAAAACAGCTAAAGCAAGAGCAGCAACCCATCAAACATGAATGGCTTACCGCAATTATAATGGCCTTTGTCGCCCTACCTATTATTGCCTTGCTGTTTCTTTGTGCTTATGGCTTTATCGTCTGGTTTGGGCAAATGTGGTTCTGGGGCCCACCAAGCTAACGGCTATTTAACTAAGGATTATTAATCTTAGGGTAATCAAGCTCAAGGTTATATTGATAAGCCACGACCCTTTATAAAATCTCAAATAAATCACAGCTTAAATTACCGTGACACGCGGTAAGGAATCGCCATGAACGCCATTAAACGCTTATTCAGTTGGCTGCGTCGCCTGCTATTAAAACCCTCCGCCAAGATTGGTTTGGGGTTACTGCTCATTATCGGGTTTGCCGGCGGTATTTGGTTCTGGGCCGGTTTTACTGCCGCCATGTCAGCGACCAACACCGAAGAGTTTTGTTTGTCTTGCCATACTATGGAGGACAACATGTTGCCTGAGCTCAAAAAGACTGTGCATTTCAAAAACCGTACGGGCGTTCGGGCCGTTTGTTCAGATTGTCACGTACCGCATGATTTCACCGATAAGATGGCGCGCAAGATGCAAGCCTCGCGTGAGGTGTTATCGCATGTAGTGGGTGATATCGGCACGCGCGAGAAGTTCTTGGATCACCGTATTGTTCTAGCGCAGCGTGAGTGGGGCCGCTTCAAGGCTAACGATTCCAAAGAATGCCGCTCTTGTCACGACTATGAGAGCATGGATTTTAGTAAAATGCGCGTGACTTCACAGATGATTATGCGTAGCGCCGCTGAGCGTGATGCCAGCTGTGTTGATTGTCATAAAGGCATCGCTCATGAACTGCCTAATACGGAGGGCATGCACGATCCTGCCTTTGACTCTTTATTATCTGAAGCCAGTCATGTCAAAGTCAAAGAAGGTAAAACTTACTATAACGTCGTGCCACAAGCGCTGTATCTCAGTGATAAAAAAGAAACTGAGGTCGGGGTAATTGAGATTGCCACTCCTGTCAAAGTGCTGGCCCACAAAAAAGGTATGACTCAAATTGAGCTTGATATGTGGCGCAAAAATAAAGGCTTTGGCCGCGTTTGGTACACCTATTTTGGTCTAAATATTCCAGATGTCACTATCGACAAAGAACTAGCACGTGATGAGAGTTTAGTCACTGTAAAAGAGTCAAAAGAAGATCCATTAACCGGCCTTGAGTGGCAAAAAGTAAGCGCTAAGCTTTGGATTGCTGATGGAGGTTTGATGAAGAGTATTGAGCCGGCATGGGATATTGCTAGTCAGACTTATGCAGATAACTGTAGTACTTGTCACCGTCAACCGGCTCCAAGCGGCCATGATGCCAACCAATGGCCAGGTCTGTTCAGTGGCATGGTCGGATTCACTAGCCTACAAGGGGATAGCGCCGCTTTAGTACTCAAGTATTTGCAGCTAAACTCCTCAGACTTTGGCCAAGACTCACAAGCGGGCGGCTCACCTGAAAATACTATTCAGGATGCCAGACCAGGTACCAGTTAAGCGAGTAAAGATAAGGTATAAGCCTATCATAAACCGCATTAACGACTAAAGCCTAACTATATTAAAGCACACCTTGGTAATTGGAGAAGGTATTATGAAAAAGATGAATCGCAGAGGCTTTCTGAAGTCACTAGCCGCCTTGTCTAGTACAGCATTATTGCCCATGCCTTTATTGGCTGATAATAGTATCGTAACCACTGCAAATGGCAAAAAAGTCGATGTAAGTAGCTGGAAGATATCCGGCGCGCATTGGGGAGCTTTTCGTGCCAAAGTAGAAGCCAATAGAGTCGTTGAGATTGTACCTTTTGAGTTTGATCAATACCCAACCAAGATCTTAGACGGTACTTTGGGCGTCATCTATAGCCCGTCACGAGTACGTTATCCTATGGTACGAGTCGACTGGTTCAAAAATCGCCATAAAAGCGATACCAGTCAACGCGGCGATAACCGTTTTGTGCGTGTTAGCTGGGATCAAGCGCTAGATATGCTCTACGAAGAGCTTGAGCGTATCCAAAAAAACCATGGTCCTTGGGCGCTGCATACCGCTAACGTCGGTTGGCGCTCAGTAGGTAACATTCATAGCTGTGGCAACCATATGCTACGCGCTATTGGAATGCATGGGCGTAGCGTCGGTACAGCCGGAGATTACTCCACCGGTGCCGGCCAAGTCATTATGCCTTATGTGCTTGGCTCCACGGAAGTTTATTCGCAAGGCACCTCATGGCCAGTGATCCTCGATGAATCAAAGGTGATCATCTTTTGGGCCAATGATCCGGTGAAAAACCTGCAAGTCGGCTGGAATACTGAAACCCACGAAGCTTACGAGTATCTAGAAAAATTACGCGAAAAAGTTAGAAACGATGACATCAAAGTCATCTGTATTGATCCGGTCA encodes:
- a CDS encoding FdhF/YdeP family oxidoreductase, which gives rise to MRKIPIYKHPAAGWPALIASTRKLMDYKSFLRGSLSVLQSNQPNGGFDCPGCAWPDHKSHKTFDVCETGIKVLASETMSVKADAKFFARHSVTELQGWSGYELEHSGRLSEPLRYDAKQDKYLPIAWTQAYKIIAEQLNQLDTPDEALFYTSGRVTNEPAFLYQLFVRCFGTNNLPDCSNMCHEPTSVMLGRQLGVGKATVMLEDFEQAKLILMFGQNPATNHPRMLEMLAHSHKKGCKIISINPMREQGLTAFRNPQKPAHMAAGQSDDMVDSVVQIQIGGDTALLTGMAKWLTKNNKIDTDFIEQHTSGYDELDQWLRQQSWQDVERGSGISKPEIIELAKLVAQSPKTICTWGMGITQHVQGDDNVAMITNLLLMMGMIGIDGAGASPVRGHSNVQGDRTMGVHERPDKKLLDSLERVFARPMPREDGFDVVAGAKAMIKGQIKTFMSMGGNYAAAAPDPSAIQQALTNNQLNVFVGTKLNETMLYPGANNIILPCISRTEKIITAKGEQFATTEDSMCQISRTQGNLKPISDEIKSEVQIIADLATQVLEDTNIPWQAMSQDFDIIRDYVAQTIEGFENFNERIRAADRGFHLYHPARHRIWKTKSGKAQFEVPQYPINYVAMQMMETTESQQSADNSAAGSSSSHKPSEQSIWQLTSVRSHDQFNTMIFGYQDRYRQTERRDVLFMHPDEMSRLGWQKGDQVMVTRHESSDKPRSLGPLVLTEMDIAANAVATYYPECNDLFDLHTHAPDSNIPAYKSLTVILQRVAAQSHERTPAKAESITSADKLVAST
- a CDS encoding formate dehydrogenase accessory sulfurtransferase FdhD, whose translation is MNKDSAQIAASETIAMTASCATPLAREHLAQKHYYANFTEAKLIDIYNQAASLAVEAAVAIVINGIHYAVLMASPHQLEYLAIGFLYSEGLIAHSHELLDWEVIKLTDAQKRQAYNEEIIRESAQSTSANLHSAQLEDNASFEHLLDYDTYVVELVLNQRCHQRIQAQKRQLAGRTGCGMCGITGLSQALPDLRDYMADSMTDAVGRRETCVTKPSLDSLLSIRAQVSDLQHTHQLTGAVHAAATMQGSELCLFEDVGRHNALDKLIGWQLRHKKQVPYVVMTSRLSIELIQKSIRIRLPWLIGMSAPTSTAVRVAQRYGLGLAGFLREDRVTYYSKF
- a CDS encoding heme lyase CcmF/NrfE family subunit, coding for MLITELGYFALVVAFVIAILQVVLPTVGILHHNIAWQRLAPSLAGVQFLAMLLSFLALMAGFYFNDFSLKYVAQHSNTLLPWYYRLSATWGGHEGSLLLWITILAAWAALVAYFSRGLPLSMRARVLVILAGVQLMMLAMLIFTSSPFERTLPHLLVDGADLNPLLQDPGLIFHPPMLYMGYVGMVVPFAFCMAALWAGRLDAVWTRWSRPWTQAAWGFLTLGIALGSWWAYYELGWGGWWFWDPVENASLMPWLAGTALLHSLAVTEKRGVFKAWTIMLAIFTFALSLLGTFLVRSGVITSVHSFASDPTRGLAILVILGVVIGGGLLMFAVRGWRLTVESQYQLVSRESFLVINNVIILVATLVVLLGTLYPIIADAFGLGEVSVGTPYFNALFVPLTWLIMLAMGMGSNIRWKKDSRPLLGPTVIIAISSALLGAIISYFVHPVAMLNIAVTLALSFWVLAWMLVDIKDKTKNASSLWSGVRRLKSSYWGMQTAHLGVLVLAMGVAVTSSMSIETDVAMRVGDSVHVQGYDFEFRELQEVKGSNFDATQAQIVVTKEGQAVATLYPQKRTYIVSMMPMTEAAIDDKFSRDVYVALGEPITQSGEEWAVRIYVKPLIRWIWLGSIIMTLGALLSMFDRRYRFKPSARLGAPSVSADKGGAL
- the ccmI gene encoding c-type cytochrome biogenesis protein CcmI — protein: MSISTFALFVALSLAIAILSAVLIIMPWLRPKKDTAADNQLITLNIDVYKSRLDELAADKQAGTIHAEHYQAQKTELERQLLDAKQPAAVMHKPSLASKLAIVIGGPIIAGLAYTFISDRSSVYELWQAQDSVGQVADDLLTGKINEPPEWALEDIAGLFSAMQTNVHHNAHDSERWMRLSNIFLSFEATESALESLARAYRLSPHNEEIAMAYAQMNFFVAEGMLDDSNRRVLLDVLKANPQQLEAQMLMVMGEARMGNYQQAQHWIAKMREVIAQKPGDQSAELADLDNLTANLQRQQAEAVQDVDITVTINPSLLPLIQADDVLFVAIRAAVGGPPYAAKRIAISELQQGAIFVTLSDRDAMMPERTLRSARASGEQLLVSARISHSGNATSQSGDLSANPVVLTDNQINIQINQQVP
- the torC gene encoding pentaheme c-type cytochrome TorC, which produces MNAIKRLFSWLRRLLLKPSAKIGLGLLLIIGFAGGIWFWAGFTAAMSATNTEEFCLSCHTMEDNMLPELKKTVHFKNRTGVRAVCSDCHVPHDFTDKMARKMQASREVLSHVVGDIGTREKFLDHRIVLAQREWGRFKANDSKECRSCHDYESMDFSKMRVTSQMIMRSAAERDASCVDCHKGIAHELPNTEGMHDPAFDSLLSEASHVKVKEGKTYYNVVPQALYLSDKKETEVGVIEIATPVKVLAHKKGMTQIELDMWRKNKGFGRVWYTYFGLNIPDVTIDKELARDESLVTVKESKEDPLTGLEWQKVSAKLWIADGGLMKSIEPAWDIASQTYADNCSTCHRQPAPSGHDANQWPGLFSGMVGFTSLQGDSAALVLKYLQLNSSDFGQDSQAGGSPENTIQDARPGTS